The Candidatus Poribacteria bacterium genome includes a region encoding these proteins:
- a CDS encoding class I SAM-dependent methyltransferase has protein sequence MHDLPCELIKTDFGHEVYDGWYLEHASYNFEAPEFVKKHFHFYEEVLRLSKNDIILEAGCGIGSYSRAFAQHGYHVVGMDLSPNFLAEAQKITQTENLEIEFILGDYNEMRFEEKFSVIFFEGSFFYRSKEGLVSLLKRIHKALTPDGRLYFVHANQSIKKQRFPQATWSEIKENVFVLQNQEYDESNDGTKCIWLKIDLETQKQYKCDYFVKCLSSDELKDCLVAAGFTDYHFYKKRRIEDFQPEDDGFSVVAKK, from the coding sequence ATGCACGATCTCCCTTGTGAATTGATTAAAACTGATTTTGGGCATGAGGTATATGATGGATGGTATCTTGAACATGCCAGTTACAATTTCGAGGCACCGGAATTTGTAAAAAAACACTTCCATTTCTATGAAGAGGTGCTACGGCTATCTAAAAATGACATAATATTAGAAGCGGGTTGCGGCATAGGAAGTTATTCGCGCGCATTCGCACAGCACGGCTATCATGTTGTCGGCATGGACCTGTCCCCGAACTTTCTTGCTGAAGCACAAAAGATCACACAAACCGAGAATTTAGAAATTGAATTTATTCTTGGTGATTACAATGAAATGCGTTTTGAAGAAAAGTTTTCTGTTATTTTCTTCGAGGGCTCATTTTTTTATCGTTCCAAAGAGGGATTGGTGTCGCTCTTAAAGCGAATCCATAAAGCACTCACGCCTGATGGTAGGCTCTATTTTGTTCATGCAAATCAATCAATCAAAAAACAGCGATTCCCGCAGGCGACTTGGAGTGAAATTAAAGAAAACGTGTTTGTCTTGCAAAATCAAGAATATGACGAAAGTAACGATGGGACGAAATGCATTTGGCTTAAAATAGATTTAGAAACACAGAAACAGTATAAGTGTGACTATTTTGTTAAGTGCCTCTCTTCTGACGAACTCAAAGACTGTCTTGTAGCGGCAGGATTTACGGATTACCATTTCTACAAGAAACGTCGGATAGAAGACTTCCAGCCAGAAGACGATGGATTTTCTGTAGTGGCGAAAAAGTAA
- a CDS encoding zinc-binding dehydrogenase — protein MGTRTARATVMSGKDFEIREYPIVDPAPGTVLVRQELGGICGTDLHNWEFQRINHDIILGHENVGVIETLGEGVETDYLGNPVKEGDRIALSPSGGLGFSPSEEAPYLRGGFSEYIYLSNPSTNMFIKTDLPPEIAVLAEPASCAAHCVSRGKIEFGDTVVIQGTGPIGLLALNWARVSGAGRLIVVGGPPGRLEMAKRLGADLTIDIAEVPDPEERKRIVRENTPQGNGADVVYECTGFLAAIPEGLDYIRHSGAYVVYGHFVDVGSFDCNPNQMLMRKNLRLEAGWGFERKHFIRAIPMLEKHASLFEGFVSHVLPLEDVSKGFDALHGSYHLDGKDAIKIAVEGGVA, from the coding sequence ATGGGAACCAGAACAGCACGTGCTACCGTGATGAGTGGCAAAGATTTTGAAATCCGAGAGTACCCGATCGTTGATCCTGCTCCCGGTACAGTCCTCGTCCGTCAGGAGTTAGGTGGTATTTGTGGTACCGACCTTCACAACTGGGAATTTCAACGTATCAATCACGACATTATCCTTGGACACGAGAACGTCGGTGTGATTGAAACTTTAGGAGAAGGGGTTGAGACAGACTACCTCGGCAACCCGGTGAAAGAGGGGGATAGGATCGCACTTTCTCCAAGCGGGGGGCTCGGCTTCTCTCCGTCGGAAGAAGCACCATATCTGCGCGGCGGTTTCAGTGAGTACATCTACCTTTCAAACCCGTCGACAAATATGTTTATTAAAACCGATCTGCCACCGGAAATTGCTGTGCTCGCGGAACCTGCCTCGTGTGCTGCACACTGTGTGTCACGCGGCAAAATCGAGTTCGGGGACACGGTTGTAATTCAAGGAACCGGTCCCATCGGTTTGCTTGCGCTTAATTGGGCAAGAGTCTCTGGTGCCGGTAGACTGATCGTCGTCGGTGGACCTCCAGGAAGGCTTGAGATGGCGAAGAGGTTAGGCGCGGATCTTACGATTGATATCGCCGAAGTGCCGGATCCGGAAGAACGGAAACGGATTGTCCGAGAAAACACACCACAAGGCAACGGTGCAGATGTCGTCTACGAATGCACTGGTTTCCTCGCCGCTATTCCCGAAGGTTTGGACTATATCAGGCATAGCGGAGCCTATGTTGTATATGGACACTTTGTAGATGTTGGTTCTTTTGATTGTAATCCGAATCAGATGTTAATGCGTAAGAACCTCCGACTGGAAGCCGGGTGGGGATTTGAGAGGAAGCATTTTATCCGTGCTATACCGATGCTTGAGAAACATGCTTCACTCTTTGAAGGTTTTGTCAGCCACGTTCTGCCCTTAGAAGATGTGTCTAAAGGGTTCGACGCGCTGCACGGCAGTTACCACTTGGACGGAAAGGACGCGATTAAGATCGCTGTCGAAGGTGGTGTTGCCTAA
- a CDS encoding phytanoyl-CoA dioxygenase family protein gives MKVEKPKEKYDQLIADGYCVVEDVLKEEMLTQLRTVTDELLDAQTEDERAAHRSSGSMISVYMHPLFAELVVYPRTLQALDALGFLRPKWSSGYVISKPPQSPALFWHQDWWGWNDPCSYTALPQQLFLMYYLVDTTPYNGCLRVVKGSHLNRHPLHDILPNAHGASLQRVEDPDHPAYQRVQGEIDIPVKAGDLVIGDSRLLHASHGNQSNERRTVITLWYHPFFALLPAEMQAHIGRLRQSLAWSDTEWARIAELAPVCKGDVEPTKWNRNPGPELR, from the coding sequence ATGAAAGTCGAAAAACCGAAAGAAAAATACGATCAATTGATCGCTGACGGTTACTGTGTCGTTGAGGATGTCTTGAAAGAAGAGATGCTTACGCAACTTCGGACAGTAACCGATGAACTGCTTGATGCACAAACGGAAGATGAACGTGCTGCCCATCGCTCCTCTGGTAGCATGATTAGTGTGTATATGCATCCACTGTTCGCTGAACTCGTCGTTTACCCACGGACATTACAGGCTCTTGACGCTTTGGGATTTTTGAGACCGAAATGGTCGTCGGGGTATGTCATCAGTAAACCGCCACAAAGTCCGGCTCTATTTTGGCATCAAGACTGGTGGGGTTGGAACGACCCGTGCAGCTACACGGCATTGCCGCAACAACTGTTCCTCATGTACTATTTGGTTGACACAACGCCGTATAACGGGTGCCTCCGTGTGGTCAAGGGATCGCATCTGAATCGGCACCCACTGCATGATATACTACCCAATGCCCATGGAGCGTCATTACAACGCGTGGAGGATCCTGATCATCCGGCGTATCAGCGCGTTCAGGGTGAGATCGACATACCCGTGAAAGCAGGAGACTTGGTTATCGGTGATTCTCGCCTCCTACACGCTTCACATGGCAATCAATCAAATGAACGGCGGACCGTAATTACGCTCTGGTATCATCCATTTTTTGCGTTGTTACCCGCGGAAATGCAGGCACATATCGGTAGACTCCGGCAGAGCCTCGCTTGGTCGGACACAGAATGGGCGCGTATTGCCGAACTCGCACCAGTCTGTAAAGGCGACGTTGAACCGACCAAATGGAATCGGAATCCGGGACCTGAACTGAGATAG
- a CDS encoding NADP-dependent oxidoreductase encodes MPNTVSRQIRLKNRIVGMPKESDFEIVEATLPEPTAGEVLVENLYTSVDPYMRGGMRSAELGKPLEGRCAGRIVESNSDKFQVGDYVTGMQGWRDHYVASAESVTAVDLTIAPLQSFLGAVGMPGRTAYFGFLEIGQPKAGETVFVSAAAGAVGSIVCQIAKIKECRVVASAGSDQKVAWLLETAGVDAAFNYKNVDDLEAELRKHCPDGLDIYFENVGGRHLQAALAVMNMHGRIPLCGMISQYNDIEPTPGPTNLSSAIGKRIRLQGFIVTDFMERNPEFYSDMRQWISEGKIQWEETIVEGLENAPKAFIALFTGVKLGKIVVKV; translated from the coding sequence ATGCCGAACACTGTAAGCCGACAAATTCGCCTTAAGAATCGAATCGTCGGTATGCCCAAAGAAAGTGATTTTGAAATCGTTGAGGCGACGCTCCCTGAACCCACAGCAGGAGAGGTGTTAGTTGAAAACCTTTACACGTCAGTAGACCCGTATATGCGCGGTGGTATGCGGTCGGCTGAACTCGGTAAACCTTTAGAAGGTAGGTGCGCCGGTCGGATAGTGGAATCGAACAGTGACAAGTTTCAAGTTGGAGATTATGTGACGGGTATGCAGGGGTGGCGGGACCACTACGTCGCGTCGGCAGAAAGCGTGACCGCCGTCGATCTGACGATTGCACCGCTCCAGTCGTTTTTGGGTGCTGTCGGTATGCCTGGACGGACCGCCTACTTCGGGTTTCTGGAGATAGGTCAACCCAAGGCAGGGGAAACGGTTTTTGTCTCCGCAGCAGCAGGCGCGGTGGGTTCGATTGTATGCCAGATTGCCAAAATCAAAGAGTGCCGAGTTGTGGCGAGTGCGGGTTCCGACCAGAAAGTCGCATGGCTGCTGGAAACAGCAGGTGTTGACGCGGCTTTTAACTATAAAAATGTTGATGACTTAGAGGCAGAACTCAGAAAACACTGTCCGGATGGACTTGACATCTACTTTGAAAACGTCGGAGGTAGACATCTACAAGCCGCGCTCGCAGTAATGAATATGCACGGACGTATCCCACTGTGCGGTATGATCTCCCAATACAACGATATTGAACCGACCCCAGGTCCGACAAACCTCAGCTCTGCCATCGGTAAACGGATTAGATTACAAGGGTTTATTGTCACTGACTTCATGGAGCGCAACCCTGAATTCTACAGTGATATGCGGCAGTGGATATCCGAAGGCAAGATACAGTGGGAAGAAACAATTGTAGAAGGGTTAGAGAATGCACCAAAGGCGTTCATCGCGCTTTTCACAGGTGTAAAACTCGGTAAGATAGTTGTCAAAGTTTAG